DNA from bacterium:
ACGGCGAGAATTACAAGTCCAAAACGCACTGGAAAAACCCGGCGTTCGCGATGGGATCGAAGCATGGAACCCTCCGTGGGGAGTTCTATAGCACGCGAGGTTCGCGGCGCAAACGGGGGAGGATGGGATGGCGAGGGCGGGGCCGACATGCGATATCAGGGCCGCAAACGGAGCGCAGCGGAGTGCGCGGTCGATACCGCCCCGACATCGCCGCGTCCGATGAACTCTATCGCGTCGGCGCCTGCGTAAACACCAACATCGGCTCGCCCTGTTCGTAAAGTACATATTCGATCGCGGCGACCACATCATCGCGCGACCACAGGTATCGCGTGCTGCCGTGTTCGGTCCATCGTCGTCGATCCGCCTCGTCCAAGCCTGACTTGTTCAAATACCGGCTCGTATAAGCCTTGAACGCCACCATGACGCGCTCGGGTTTCGTGTTCGCTTCGACGACGGCATGGACATGTGTCTCGCGAGCGTGCCACGCGCAAAGATGCCATCGCCGGCGCCGACAGACGTCTCGGACCGCATCAAGAGCGATTCGCGCGCGCTGTTCGTCTAGCCGATACGGAACCTGC
Protein-coding regions in this window:
- a CDS encoding transposase, producing MPNEPLAYFITFSCYGHRVHGDAEGSVNRHHRGYQLPPLAPNPNLEQHERANMSQVPYRLDEQRARIALDAVRDVCRRRRWHLCAWHARETHVHAVVEANTKPERVMVAFKAYTSRYLNKSGLDEADRRRWTEHGSTRYLWSRDDVVAAIEYVLYEQGEPMLVFTQAPTR